One genomic window of Aptenodytes patagonicus chromosome 3, bAptPat1.pri.cur, whole genome shotgun sequence includes the following:
- the CITED2 gene encoding cbp/p300-interacting transactivator 2: MADHMMAMNHGRFPDASGGLHHHPAHRMGMGQFPTPHHHHQQQQPPQQHAFSALMGDHIHYGAGNMNASSGVRHAMGPGSVSGGHPAGSMPPPARFSGSQFMAPPVASPGGQLSASMQLQKLNNQYFSHHPYPHSHYMPDLHPGSHQLNGSSQQHFRDCNPKHGGSGGGSGLPPAVPHVPAAMLPPNVIDTDFIDEEVLMSLVIEMGLDRIKELPELWLGQNEFDFMTDFVCKQQPSRVSC, translated from the coding sequence ATGGCAGACCACATGATGGCCATGAACCACGGGCGATTCCCCGACGCATCCGGCGGGCTTCACCACCACCCTGCGCATCGGATGGGCATGGGGCAGTTTCCCAccccccatcaccaccaccagcagcagcagccgccgcagcAGCACGCCTTCAGCGCCCTGATGGGCGACCATATACATTACGGAGCCGGGAATATGAACGCGAGCAGCGGGGTGAGGCACGCCATGGGGCCGGGGAGCGTGAGCGGAGGGCACCCGGCCGGCAGCatgccgccccccgcccgcttCAGCGGCTCCCAGTTCATGGCCCCCCCCGTCGCCAGCCCGGGAGGGCAGCTGAGCGCCAGCATGCAGCTCCAGAAGCTGAACAACCAGTACTTCAGCCACCACCCCTACCCCCACAGCCACTACATGCCGGACTTGCACCCCGGCAGCCACCAGCTGAacggcagcagccagcagcattTCAGGGACTGCAACCCCAAGcacggcggcagcggcggcggcagcggcttGCCGCCCGCCGTCCCCCACGTCCCCGCGGCAATGCTGCCGCCCAATGTCATAGACACTGACTTCATCGACGAGGAGGTCCTCATGTCCTTAGTCATCGAAATGGGGCTGGATCGCATCAAGGAGCTTCCCGAGCTGTGGTTGGGACAGAACGAGTTTGACTTCATGACAGACTTCGTTTGCAAACAGCAGCCCAGCAGGGTGAGCTGCtga